Proteins found in one Miscanthus floridulus cultivar M001 chromosome 4, ASM1932011v1, whole genome shotgun sequence genomic segment:
- the LOC136550827 gene encoding uncharacterized protein isoform X1 — protein MAEIVGSTVVQESVSQIVSCLFQKYEEKHNSNAFRNLERLEMAHIRLEAALETSNKWQITDTSVLRWQKKLKRAAQECDEKLHKHKQRILEEECMEQGVRNSSIPKRIGHATKSFVFSIFNRNNDELNPSVVKRFEWYADGASEFLRFIELGGTPLCHVMPFGALIKNLLAGKELHHEIVRGSQQPYKCQLWLIPFSTAEQGTEVLLIFIKKDGTIEGNIFFSMIVQLSESTDIVGIAVRSLQSFAPHVKFIVENITNELTQLPTQDFSWVPFASSYHREHLYNLDNLASQWCRPNPSCCKLQQQHEVPYFSNLNAGLSDVSLEPVIIFNLQWLVSHSVYSKRKTSLSEGTMSLQNSPYLKAGIAFAPHGSSEDMLPVNKSSETVEIDGSQQHVLHTDISLEQLEEIMLAKAVDYFCHNGEASVYQMIWRSKHGAARIQVEKPSINKRRTNMRAQRTFGGPTNRKLLRGQDQKIGNFLGVFTHLLDLWGAHVPIQLQSSLMDWMQKQKETQLADRKAKPVRNL, from the coding sequence ATGGCGGAGATTGTTGGTTCTACGGTTGTTCAGGAGTCGGTTAGCCAAATTGTATCTTGTCTATTTCAAAAATATGAAGAGAAACATAACTCAAATGCGTTCCGAAACCTTGAGAGGCTAGAGATGGCACACATCAGGCTGGAAGCTGCTCTTGAGACTTCTAATAAATGGCAGATCACTGATACATCCGTGTTGCGTTGGCAGAAGAAGCTGAAGCGTGCTGCACAAGAGTGCGATGAGAAACTGCACAAACATAAGCAGAGAATCCTCGAAGAAGAATGTATGGAACAGGGGGTAAGGAATTCCTCCATTCCTAAACGGATTGGACATGCTACCAAGTCATTTGTTTTCTCCATCTTTAACCGCAACAATGATGAGTTGAACCCCTCTGTTGTTAAACGATTTGAGTGGTATGCAGATGGTGCTAGTGAATTCCTGAGATTCATAGAGCTTGGTGGCACACCACTTTGTCACGTCATGCCCTTTGGCGCCCTTATCAAGAATCTTTTGGCAGGTAAGGAACTTCACCATGAAATTGTTCGAGGAAGCCAACAGCCTTACAAGTGTCAACTATGGTTGATCCCCTTTAGTACTGCAGAGCAAGGAACAGAGGTTTTATTAATATTTATAAAGAAAGATGGTACAATAGAGGGTAATATCTTCTTTAGTATGATAGTACAGCTTTCAGAGAGTACAGACATAGTTGGGATTGCAGTTAGGAGTTTGCAGTCGTTTGCCCCTCATGTCAAATTTATAGTTGAAAATATTACCAACGAACTTACTCAACTACCTACTCAAGACTTCTCATGGGTGCCATTTGCTTCTTCATACCACAGAGAACATTTGTACAATCTTGACAACCTTGCATCTCAATGGTGTCGCCCGAACCCGTCATGTTGCAAGCTGCAGCAACAGCATGAGGTTCCATATTTTAGCAACTTAAACGCAGGATTATCAGATGTTTCACTAGAACCAGTAATTATATTTAATTTGCAGTGGCTGGTGTCACATTCAGTTTATAGCAAGCGAAAGACCTCACTGTCTGAAGGCACAATGTCTCTGCAAAATTCTCCATATCTAAAAGCCGGAATTGCTTTTGCACCCCATGGCTCTTCTGAAGACATGCTACCAGTGAATAAAAGTTCTGAAACAGTAGAGATAGATGGCAGTCAGCAACATGTCTTGCATACGGACATCTCCTTGGAGCAACTGGAAGAGATTATGCTAGCAAAGGCCGTAGATTACTTCTGCCACAATGGTGAAGCGTCCGTATACCAAATGATTTGGAGGTCTAAACATGGGGCTGCACGCATTCAAGTTGAGAAGCCAAGCATAAACAAACGAAGAACAAACATGAGAGCACAGAGAACTTTTGGGGGGCCTACAAATAGAAAGCTACTTCGAGGACAGGATCAGAAGATTGGGAACTTTTTAGGTGTGTTCACTCACCTCCTCGACTTATGGGGTGCCCATGTGCCCATCCAGCTGCAAAGTTCTCTCATGGACTGGATGCAGAAACAAAAGGAAACTCAGTTAGCCGACAGAAAAGCAAAACCTGTGAGAAACTTATAA
- the LOC136550827 gene encoding uncharacterized protein isoform X2, whose protein sequence is MAEIVGSTVVQESVSQIVSCLFQKYEEKHNSNAFRNLERLEMAHIRLEAALETSNKWQITDTSVLRWQKKLKRAAQECDEKLHKHKQRILEEECMEQGVRNSSIPKRIGHATKSFVFSIFNRNNDELNPSVVKRFEWYADGASEFLRFIELGGTPLCHVMPFGALIKNLLAGKELHHEIVRGSQQPYKCQLWLIPFSTAEQGTEVLLIFIKKDGTIEGNIFFSMIVQLSESTDIVGIAVRSLQSFAPHVKFIVENITNELTQLPTQDFSWVPFASSYHREHLYNLDNLASQWCRPNPSCCKLQQQHEWLVSHSVYSKRKTSLSEGTMSLQNSPYLKAGIAFAPHGSSEDMLPVNKSSETVEIDGSQQHVLHTDISLEQLEEIMLAKAVDYFCHNGEASVYQMIWRSKHGAARIQVEKPSINKRRTNMRAQRTFGGPTNRKLLRGQDQKIGNFLGVFTHLLDLWGAHVPIQLQSSLMDWMQKQKETQLADRKAKPVRNL, encoded by the exons ATGGCGGAGATTGTTGGTTCTACGGTTGTTCAGGAGTCGGTTAGCCAAATTGTATCTTGTCTATTTCAAAAATATGAAGAGAAACATAACTCAAATGCGTTCCGAAACCTTGAGAGGCTAGAGATGGCACACATCAGGCTGGAAGCTGCTCTTGAGACTTCTAATAAATGGCAGATCACTGATACATCCGTGTTGCGTTGGCAGAAGAAGCTGAAGCGTGCTGCACAAGAGTGCGATGAGAAACTGCACAAACATAAGCAGAGAATCCTCGAAGAAGAATGTATGGAACAGGGGGTAAGGAATTCCTCCATTCCTAAACGGATTGGACATGCTACCAAGTCATTTGTTTTCTCCATCTTTAACCGCAACAATGATGAGTTGAACCCCTCTGTTGTTAAACGATTTGAGTGGTATGCAGATGGTGCTAGTGAATTCCTGAGATTCATAGAGCTTGGTGGCACACCACTTTGTCACGTCATGCCCTTTGGCGCCCTTATCAAGAATCTTTTGGCAGGTAAGGAACTTCACCATGAAATTGTTCGAGGAAGCCAACAGCCTTACAAGTGTCAACTATGGTTGATCCCCTTTAGTACTGCAGAGCAAGGAACAGAGGTTTTATTAATATTTATAAAGAAAGATGGTACAATAGAGGGTAATATCTTCTTTAGTATGATAGTACAGCTTTCAGAGAGTACAGACATAGTTGGGATTGCAGTTAGGAGTTTGCAGTCGTTTGCCCCTCATGTCAAATTTATAGTTGAAAATATTACCAACGAACTTACTCAACTACCTACTCAAGACTTCTCATGGGTGCCATTTGCTTCTTCATACCACAGAGAACATTTGTACAATCTTGACAACCTTGCATCTCAATGGTGTCGCCCGAACCCGTCATGTTGCAAGCTGCAGCAACAGCATGAG TGGCTGGTGTCACATTCAGTTTATAGCAAGCGAAAGACCTCACTGTCTGAAGGCACAATGTCTCTGCAAAATTCTCCATATCTAAAAGCCGGAATTGCTTTTGCACCCCATGGCTCTTCTGAAGACATGCTACCAGTGAATAAAAGTTCTGAAACAGTAGAGATAGATGGCAGTCAGCAACATGTCTTGCATACGGACATCTCCTTGGAGCAACTGGAAGAGATTATGCTAGCAAAGGCCGTAGATTACTTCTGCCACAATGGTGAAGCGTCCGTATACCAAATGATTTGGAGGTCTAAACATGGGGCTGCACGCATTCAAGTTGAGAAGCCAAGCATAAACAAACGAAGAACAAACATGAGAGCACAGAGAACTTTTGGGGGGCCTACAAATAGAAAGCTACTTCGAGGACAGGATCAGAAGATTGGGAACTTTTTAGGTGTGTTCACTCACCTCCTCGACTTATGGGGTGCCCATGTGCCCATCCAGCTGCAAAGTTCTCTCATGGACTGGATGCAGAAACAAAAGGAAACTCAGTTAGCCGACAGAAAAGCAAAACCTGTGAGAAACTTATAA
- the LOC136547933 gene encoding uncharacterized protein yields MRALTAQLAAAMSAPTNDAIVTAVTTTVATIRIVAVIGQKGLKLVLFKKVLVDGGSALNLLFDGALKELGLGVQDITPSNSSFWGVVSGRASQLLGEITLPVQFGTASNFRVEHINFYVADFNTTYHAILGRPTLAKFMAIPHYAYLVLKMPSPTRVLALQANLSIAYAYETESLVLTEATDPSIQMASMVNDAKMVPTDDLEIPALEPPHAFAKSKEMKEVGLGLDDPTKITNIGAHLDPK; encoded by the exons ATGCGGGCACTCACCGCCCAACTCGCCGCAGCAATGAGCGCCCCGACGAACGACGCCATAGTCACCGCTGTTACGACGACCGTGGccaccatcaggatagtggccgtgatcggtcagaagggtctaaagctg GTACTCTTTAAGAAAGTACTAGTCGACGGCGGAAGTGCCCTAAACCTGCTCTTCGACGGAGCcttaaaggagctgggccttggaGTACAAGACATCACCCCCTccaactcctccttctggggtgtggtatcTGGCAGGGCATCAcaactgcttggagagatcaccctcccagtACAATTTGGCACGGCTAGCAACTtccgtgtcgagcacatcaacttctacgttgccgacttcaacaccacctaccacgccatacttggtcggccaactctggccaagttcatggccataccacactatgcctatctggtattgaagatgccttcgcctacaagAGTTCTGGCTCTACAGGCCAACCTCTCtatcgcctacgcctacgagacagagagtcttgtcctcaccgaagccaccgacccctccatccagatggccagcatggtcaaCGACGCCAAGATGGTGCCCACCGACGACCTGGAGATCCCAGCGCTGGAGCCTCCTCACGCTTTCGCCAAATCTAAGGAAAtgaaggaggtcggccttggcctcgatgaccccaccaagatcACCAATattggggctcatctcgaccccaaatag
- the LOC136547932 gene encoding uncharacterized mitochondrial protein AtMg00810-like, whose translation MRVSDPRRRKESVAFWAAGLWAPKHATIGAAPSPASPTKNLTRCFTWCAIEHALYTRQRGKEEVIVDVYVDDLIAIGMRAEDVDSFKRKMAVHFRMSDLGVLSYYLGIEVRLGKEALMLGQSAYASKRLEWSGMAECKPCVTPMEERLKLMKASIVSKLDVTLYRSIIGGLRYLVHIRPDIVFAMGYVSNFMEDPREHHWVAVKRLLRYGKGTDG comes from the exons ATGCGAGTGAGCGACCCGAGGAGGAGAAAGGAGTCTGTGGCCTTTT gggcggctggtctctgggctCCCAAGCATGCTACTATTGGggcagctccatcaccagcctcccctacaaaaaatttgacCCGTTGCTTCACGTGGTGCGCaatcgagcacgcgctctacacgcggcaacgggggaaggaggaggtcatcgtcgacgtgtatgtggacgacttgatcgccATCGGCATGCGTGCGGAGGACGTCGATAGCTTCAAGCGCAAGATGGCGGttcattttcgaatgagcgatctcggcgtgctctcctactacctcggcattgaggtgagactagggaaggaggcgctcatgctcggtcagagcgcgtacgcctcaAAGCGTTTGGAGTggagtggcatggctgagtgcaagccgtgcgtgactccgatggaggagcgactgaagctgatgaaggccaGTATTGTGTCAAAGTTAGATGTAACACTCTACCGTAGCATCATcggtggtctacgctacctagtccacataagACCGGACATTGTGTTCGCCATGGGCTACGTCAGcaacttcatggaggatccccgagagcATCACTGGGTcgcggtgaagcggctgctgcgctacgGCAAGGGGACAGATGGTTAG